The nucleotide sequence AATCGCTGCTCGACGATCTGCACGGCAAAGGCAAGTTCACCGATGTGAACAGCGGTGCCGTAGTGTCTTCGGTTGCAGCGCCGGTCGCCAAGGCTCCGGCTGCGGCTGCCAAGGCACCGGAAGCCAAGGCCGAGACGCCCAAGCCTGCCGCCGCCGCAAAACCGGCCGCTGCACCGGCACCCGCTGCGGCCCGTGCCCCGGCTGCCGCGCCTGCGGAAAAACCGGCGAGCGAAGCGGAGACCACCGTACGGGTCGACACCGCACGCCTGGACGAAATCATGAACATGGTCGGCGAACTGGTGCTGGTGCGTAACCGCCTGGTGCGCCTGGGTGCCAACAGCGCCGATGAAGCCATGTCCAAGGCCGTGTCGAACCTCGACGTGGTGACGGCCGACTTGCAGACCGCGGTCATGAAGACCCGGATGCAGCCGATCAAGAAAGTCTTCGGGCGCTTCCCGCGCCTGGTTCGTGACCTGGCTCGCCAGCTCAAGAAAGAGATCAACCTGGAGCTGGTCGGTGAAGAGACCGACCTCGACAAGAACCTCGTCGAAGCCCTGGCCGATCCGCTGGTCCACTTGGTGCGCAACGCCGTCGACCACGGTATCGAGTCGCCGGAAGAACGCGAAGCATCGGGCAAGGCCCGTGGTGGCAAGGTCGTCCTCGCCGCCGAGCAGGAAGGCGACCACATCCTGCTGTCGATCTCCGACGACGGCAAGGGCATGGACCCGAACGTCCTGCGTGCCATCGCGGTTAAACGCGGGGTGATGGACAAGGATGCGGCTGACCGCCTGAGCGACACCGAGTGCTACAACCTGATTTTCGCCCCGGGGTTCTCGACCAAGACCGAGATCTCCGACGTGTCGGGTCGTGGCGTGGGCATGGACGTGGTGAAAACCAAGATTTCCCAGCTCAACGGTTCGATCAACATCTACTCGACCAAGGGCCAGGGCTCGAAGATCGTCATCAAGGTGCCGTTGACCCTGGCGATCATGCCGACGCTGATGGTCATGCTCGGCAACCAGGCGTTCGCGTTCCCGCTGGTGAACGTCAACGAGATCTTCCACCTCGACCTGTCGACCACCAACGTGGTGGATGGCCAGGAAGTGGTGATCGTGCGGGACAAGGCGCTGCCATTGTTCTACCTCAAGCGCTGGCTGGTCA is from Pseudomonas sp. MYb118 and encodes:
- a CDS encoding chemotaxis protein CheA, with the translated sequence MSFGADEEILQDFLVEAGEILEQLSEQLVELESRPDDADLLNAIFRGFHTVKGGAGFLQLNELVECCHIAENVFDILRKGERRVDSELMDVVLEALDSVNSMFGEVRDRSPITAATPELLAALARLAEPQSADEAAPAPQVVEEPQAPVAEAESGDITDNEFEQLLDSLNAVKAEAEAPVAAASEATDVASDEITDAEFESLLDQLHGKGQFAADAVGAAPAAPAAAAAPKEPGDSSDITDDEFEALLDQLHGKGNFAVDALESAIASVPTPVAPDAAAAGSDLITDHEFESLLDDLHGKGKFTDVNSGAVVSSVAAPVAKAPAAAAKAPEAKAETPKPAAAAKPAAAPAPAAARAPAAAPAEKPASEAETTVRVDTARLDEIMNMVGELVLVRNRLVRLGANSADEAMSKAVSNLDVVTADLQTAVMKTRMQPIKKVFGRFPRLVRDLARQLKKEINLELVGEETDLDKNLVEALADPLVHLVRNAVDHGIESPEEREASGKARGGKVVLAAEQEGDHILLSISDDGKGMDPNVLRAIAVKRGVMDKDAADRLSDTECYNLIFAPGFSTKTEISDVSGRGVGMDVVKTKISQLNGSINIYSTKGQGSKIVIKVPLTLAIMPTLMVMLGNQAFAFPLVNVNEIFHLDLSTTNVVDGQEVVIVRDKALPLFYLKRWLVSSAAHEEQREGHVVILSVGTQRIGFVVDQLVGQEEVVIKPLGKMLQGTPGMSGATITGDGRIALILDVPSMLKRYAARRI